From Heteronotia binoei isolate CCM8104 ecotype False Entrance Well chromosome 3, APGP_CSIRO_Hbin_v1, whole genome shotgun sequence, a single genomic window includes:
- the UNC50 gene encoding protein unc-50 homolog — protein sequence MLPTTSVNSRTQGNGALNSRDAARHTAGAKRYKYLRRLFHFQQMDFEFALWQMLYLFTSPQKIYRNFHYRKQTKDQWARDDPAFLVLLSIWLCVSTIGFGFVLDMGFVETIKLLLWVVFIDCVGVGLLIATLMWFISNKYLVKHQSRDYDVEWGYAFDVHLNAFYPLLVILHFIQLFFINYVIVLNSFIGYFVGNTLWLIAIGYYIYVTFLGYSALPFLKNTVILLYPFALLLLLYLVSLAMGWNFTQALCSFYKYRVK from the exons ATGTTGCCTACCACATCAGTTAATTCCCGAACTCAAGGCAATGGGGCTTTAAACTCCAGGGATGCTGCCAGGCACACAGCAGGGGCAAAACGCTACAAATACTTGAGAAGACTCTTCCACTTTCAACAGATGGATTTTGAGTTTGCTTTGTGGCAGATGCTGTATCTCTTCACTTCACCACAGAAGATTTATAGGAACTTTCATTacaggaaacaaacaaaagacCAGTGGGCAAGAGATGACCCTGCTTTTCTTGTATTGCTAAGTATCTGGTTGTGTG TATCCACAATAGGATTTGGCTTTGTATTGGACATGGGATTTGTTGAAACAATCAAACTACTGCTTTGGGTTGTGTTTATAGACTGTGTGGGAGTTGGCCTCCTTATTGCAACTTTAATGTG gttTATCTCAAATAAGTATTTGGTAAAGCACCAAAGCAGAGATTATGATGTGGAGTGGGGATATGCCTTTGATGTTCATTTGAATGCTTTCTATCCTCTTCTTGTCATCTTGCATTTCATACAGCTGTTTTTCATTAATT ATGTAATTGTATTGAATTCATTTATTGGATATTTCGTTGGAAATACTTTGTGGCTGATTGCCATCGGCTATTACATCTATGTGACATTTCTAGGCTATAGCG CATTACCATTCTTGAAGAATACTGTCATTCTGTTATATCCATTTGCACTTCTTCTGCTGCTCTACTTGGTTTCACTAGCAATGGGATGGAACTTCACACAAGCACTTTGTTCTTTCTACAAGTATAGAGTGAAATAA